The Subtercola sp. PAMC28395 genome segment GTGAGGGAGAGATGCGAGACGTCGATGCCAGCTGATTTCGGAGCACGGAACACCCAGCGGCGAAGAAGCACGAAACGCAGCACGGTCGCCACGAGGTTGGCTGCGGTGAGCACGATCAGCTCGACCGCAGTGCCAGCGTTCGGCGCCAGGGCAGCAAGCACGACGAGAGAGCCCGAAGTAATGACCCACGCGAGTCCGAACACGATCAGGCCCTGGAACTGGTGGGTGACAGCCTTCGACGGCCCCCTGATCGCGAAGGTGAAGCGACGGTTCGCCCAGGTGTTGGCCACAGCAGTGATGAGGAGCGCGCTGAAGTTCGCGGCCTGGGCCCCGAGGACTCCCTGCAGCAGCAGGTAAAGCACCGCATAGGCCGCAGTCGAGAGCGCACCGACCACCCCGAACCGCAGCACTTGGCCGAGGAACGACGGCCTGGCCACCGGCCCGATCGGCGTGCGGCCGAGCTCGGCATAGATCGACTGCACCGGTATCGCACCTCTGGCAAGATCGCGCCCCACCCGGAAGACACCGCGCAGGTCATCCCTGATGGTGGGCATGATCTCCACGCGTGAGTCCGTGTCGTCGATCCAGTCGACCGGTACCTCATGGATGCGAAGCCCGCTGCGCTGGGCGATGATCAGCAGTTCGGTGTCGAAGAACCACGAGTCATCCTGAACCAGCGGCAACAACCTGGCGGCCACGTCAGCACGGATCGCCTTGAAGCCGCACTGTGCGTCAGAGAAACTGGCACCCAGCGTGCCGTGCAGCAGAACGTTGTAGCTGCGGGAGATGAATTCGCGCTTGCCGCCGCGTACCACTCGCGACGAACGGGAGAGCCGCGTACCGATCGCCATGTCTGAGTGCCCCGAGAGCAACGGCGCGACAAGAGGTGGCAGCGCTGCAAGATCGGTTGACAGGTCGACATCGACATATGCGAGCACGCCAGCCATCGACGAGCCCCACGCCAGCTTGAGCGCGTGACCGCGGCCCTTGCGCCCGGTGTGAATGACGCGTACACCATCGATCTCGTCGGCCAGCCGGTCGGCGATCTGGGGCGTGCCATCGGTACTGGCGTTGTCGGCGATGGTGATCTGCCAGGTCGTCGACATCTCGTCGGCGAGGTAGACAGCGAGGCGGCGGATGCTGGCGTCGAGAGCGAACTGCTCGTTGTAGACGGGCACCACGACGTCCAGGGCGAGGAGGGAGCCATGCGGGGTCATGGGAAGACTCTCTCGCCTCGGCCTCGCAGCGGTCTTGCGGTTTGCTATGACTCGCCTATGAACGTGCGGGCCCGGGGCGCGACGCCATTCTCGTCACGCTTCCCTGTTCGTCGATCATGCGATAACCTGTGGTCAGACCACATGGTCCTACCACACCCATGACACCGAGCGAAGGGATGATCGGGGCCCCGCAATGTCGCAGACCACACGTTCGCTCACCGCACCCGTGCCCTCCTCCTCACGCGTGGACGGCTCCGCCGCCACCTCGCCCCGCGCCTGGGAGGCCGTTCTCGCCCACCTCGAGGCACGGCTCGTCTCCGGCGACCTCGCACCCGGCGACCACCTGCCCTCCGAACGAACGCTCGCGTCTGAGCTCGGGGTGAGCCGATCATCCGTTCGCGAAGCATTGCGCGTGCTCGAAGTGCTCGGGCTCCTCCGCACCCAGACGGGGTCTGGGCCGGAATCCGGCGCGATCATCATCGCCCGGCCCTCCGGCGGCATGTCGTCGCTCATGCGCCTGCAGGTCGCAGCCCAGGGCTTTCGGGTCGACGATGTCGTAAGCACCCGCCTCATTCTCGAGACGGCCATTGCCGGCCAATTGGCCGAGCGCGGCGCGACGCCCGGACTCGCTCCGCTCGACCTCTCGGCAGCGACCGAGATCCTCGACGCGATGGAGGCGACGGGCGACCGTGAACCGACTCCGCCGGAGTTCCTGGCGCTCGACGCGCAGTTCCACTTCTCGCTCGCCGAAGCCGCCGGCAATGACGTGATCGCCTCGATGATGACGGGCCTCCGCAACTCGATCGAGGGGTACTCGATTGCCGGCGCGCGCAACCTGGCCTCGTGGTCGACCACGGCAACGAGGTTGAAGCGCGAGCATCGGTCGATCATCCGGGCCATCGAGGCGGCCGATTCGCAAGCCGCTCGCTCGGCCGTCACTGAGCACATCACCGGGTACTACGCCGAAGCCGGGTTCGGGCAGACCGCGCTCCTTCTCCCTCACAACCCGGACAGCCCTCACAATCCAAGCAGCTCAGACAACCCAGACAACCCCACGCCGAAAGGATCGATCCCCGCCCATGGTTGACCGCAGAATCCCCAAGGTACGCGACCTCGCACCGCTCATGCACTTCAAGACGCCCGACCTGAATGCGAAGCGCCGCCGCCTCGAGGGTGCGCTGACCATCGCCGACCTGCGAGCCATCGCCAAACGGCGAACGCCCAAGGCTGCCTTCGACTACACAGAGGGTGCCGCCGAGGGCGAGATCAGCCTCGCTCGTGCCCGCCAGGCCTTCGAAGACATCCAGTTCACCCCGTCGATCCTGCGTGATGTGTCGAAAGTCACAACGGGCTGGGACGTGCTCGGCGCACCCGTCGCGATGCCATTCGGCATTGCGCCGACCGGCTTCACCCGCATGATGCAGACCGAGGGCGAGATCGCCGGTGCCGGCGCAGCCGCCGCAGCTGGCATCCCCTTCTCGTTGTCGACCATGGGCACCACGGCCATCGAAGACGTCAAGGCAGTGAACCCGAACGGCCGCAACTGGTTCCAGCTGTACATGTGGAAGGATCGCGAGCGCTCGATGGCGCTGGTCGACAGGGCAGCCAAGGCCGGTTTCGACACCCTTCTGGTGACCGTCGACGTACCCGTGGCCGGTGCCCGTCTCCGCGACAAGCGAAACGGATTCTCCATTCCCCCGCAGCTCACGCTCGGAACCGTCATCAATGCGCTCCCACGCCCCGAATGGTGGATCAACTTTCTCACCACCGAGCCACTCGCGTTCGCCTCGCTCGACCGCTGGTCGGGAACCGTCGGCGAGTTGCTCGACTCCATGTTCGACCCGACGGTCACCTTCGACGACCTCGCCTGGATCAAGGCGCAGTGGCCGGGCAAGATCGTCGTCAAGGGCGTTCAGAACGTGTCGGATGCCCGGCGACTCGCCGATCTGGGCGTCGACGGTATCGTGCTCTCCAACCATGGCGGCCGCCAGCTCGACCGTGCGCCCATCCCGTTCCACCTGCTGCCCGAGGTCGTCCGCGAAGTCGGATCAGAATACGAAGTGCACCTCGACACGGGCATCATGTCGGGCGCCGACATCGTCGCAGCCGTAGCGCTCGGCGCCCGCTTCACGTTGGTGGGCCGCGCCTACCTCTACGGGCTCATGGCTGGGGGGCGCGAGGGCGTCGACCGCATGATCGCGATCCTCTCGGGTGAGATCATCCGCACTATGCGCCTGCTCGGCGTGAACTCGCTCGAAGAGCTGACGCCGTCGCATGTGACCCAGCTCGAGCGCCTCATCCCGCGCGCTGGAGCTATGAGCGAGCATCCAGTGGATGCTCGCCGCGACGCCAGCGCCGACGAAGCTGTGCTTCGGCGGTAACACGCCCGCCCCCGGCCCCACCCCTCCGGTGCGCGCAAACGCCCCGAAACGACGCCGCTTGGTGATGCTTCGCTGCACCGCGCAAGCTATGACCGCCGCCAGCGCCTGCAGGTGCGCGCAAACGTCCCCAAACGACCCGGTTTGGGGACGTTTCAGCGCACCCCGGCCATGAGGCGCCGCACGAGCGGCGTCGCCAACACGAGCAGCAGGCCGATCACCACAGCGATCGCACCCAGCACGCCGAAGTACGGCACCTGGTTCGTCGGGTCGTAGAACTCGGCGAGCTTGCCCGAGATCGCCGTGCCGAGCGCAACCGAGAGGAAGAACAGTGCCACCATCTGCGTCCGGTAGATCTCGGGCGCCAGTTTCGTGGAGATCGACAGCCCGACCGGCGAAATGAAGAGTTCGGCCACCGTGAAGACGAACAGGATGCCCACGAGCGCAATCAGCGGGGTGCTGTTGTCGGCCCCGTTCGCGAACGGCAGGAACAGGAAGAACGCCAGCCCCATCACGATCGTGCCCGCGGCGAACTTCAGCGGCGTGGCCGGTTGGCGCGTGCCGAGTCTGGTCCAGATGGCCGCGAATACCCCCGAGAGGATGATCACGAAGATCGGGTTGATCGACTGCACCCACGACACAGGCATCTGCCAGCCGAAGAGGTCCCGGTTCAGCTGGCTGTCGGAGTAGAGCGTCACCACCGTGAACTGCTGCTGGTACAGCGACCAGAACGCCACGCTCGCGATGAAGAGCGGAATGAACGCGAGCACCCGGCTCCGCTCCACACTCGAGATGCGCTTACTGCTCAGGATGATCGCGAAATACGCAATCGCAGCGATCACGGTCAGCACAATCACCACGGTCACGAGGTTGCTCACATTGAGCAAGCCGGTCGCGACGGCCACGGCGATGATGATGACGGCGAGGGCACCGACCACGATCATCCGGGGCCGCCTGTCGGCCGGGAGCGGGTTCGGAACGATCCGCGACGACGCGGGCAGGCGCTTGCGGCCGAAACTGTACTGGGTGAGGCCGATGGCCATGCCGATCGCAGCCAGGCCGAAGCCGTAGTGAAAGCCGAGGGTCGTCTGCGCGAGCCCCGTCAGCAGCGGGCCGATGAAGGCGCCGAGGTTGATACCGAGGTAGAAGATCGAGAATCCGGCGTCGCGACGCGGATCGTTCTCTGAATAGAGCGTGCCGACGATCGAGGTCGCGTTCGCCTTGAGTCCGCCGCTGCCGATGGCGATCGCGACGAGCCCGACAGCGACGCCGAGCCCGCCGGGCAGCAGGGCAAGGGCAATGTGGCCGAGCATGATGAGCACCGCGCTGAAGAACAGCACGCGCTCTGAGCCGAGCAGGCGGTCGGCGATCCACGCCCCAAGAATCGTGGAGAGGTAGACGGCACCGCCGTACGCGCCGACGATGCCCGCGGCGGTGTCTTTGGGCAGGCCGAGCCCGCCCTCCGCGGCGGGGTAGAACAAGTACAGCAGCAGGATGCCCTGCATGCCGTAGAACGAGAAGCGCTCCCACATCTCCACGCCGAAGATGTTCGCCAGTTGACGCGGTTGCCCGAAGAACGTCTTGCCCCCAGGCTCCGGATGCTCGGCAGGGGCCTGCGCGGTCGTGTCTACATTGCTCACACCACGTATCTTCGCAGAGCGCGTGCGCTGGAGCTACATGCGAGCGCGGAGGGCGGCCAGAACCTCGGCGAGCTGGTCCACGGCCCAGTCGAGGTCTTCGGGGGTGATGACGAGAGGCGGAGCGAGACGGATGGTCGAACCGTGGGTGTCCTTCGCCAGCACTCCGCGCTCCATGAGGAGCTCGCACA includes the following:
- a CDS encoding bifunctional glycosyltransferase family 2/GtrA family protein → MTPHGSLLALDVVVPVYNEQFALDASIRRLAVYLADEMSTTWQITIADNASTDGTPQIADRLADEIDGVRVIHTGRKGRGHALKLAWGSSMAGVLAYVDVDLSTDLAALPPLVAPLLSGHSDMAIGTRLSRSSRVVRGGKREFISRSYNVLLHGTLGASFSDAQCGFKAIRADVAARLLPLVQDDSWFFDTELLIIAQRSGLRIHEVPVDWIDDTDSRVEIMPTIRDDLRGVFRVGRDLARGAIPVQSIYAELGRTPIGPVARPSFLGQVLRFGVVGALSTAAYAVLYLLLQGVLGAQAANFSALLITAVANTWANRRFTFAIRGPSKAVTHQFQGLIVFGLAWVITSGSLVVLAALAPNAGTAVELIVLTAANLVATVLRFVLLRRWVFRAPKSAGIDVSHLSLTSGQEPAFSTVSVISASDGKRAAETLSATQSLSVPDAAEQNSSQKASAA
- a CDS encoding FadR/GntR family transcriptional regulator, producing MSQTTRSLTAPVPSSSRVDGSAATSPRAWEAVLAHLEARLVSGDLAPGDHLPSERTLASELGVSRSSVREALRVLEVLGLLRTQTGSGPESGAIIIARPSGGMSSLMRLQVAAQGFRVDDVVSTRLILETAIAGQLAERGATPGLAPLDLSAATEILDAMEATGDREPTPPEFLALDAQFHFSLAEAAGNDVIASMMTGLRNSIEGYSIAGARNLASWSTTATRLKREHRSIIRAIEAADSQAARSAVTEHITGYYAEAGFGQTALLLPHNPDSPHNPSSSDNPDNPTPKGSIPAHG
- a CDS encoding alpha-hydroxy acid oxidase, which codes for MVDRRIPKVRDLAPLMHFKTPDLNAKRRRLEGALTIADLRAIAKRRTPKAAFDYTEGAAEGEISLARARQAFEDIQFTPSILRDVSKVTTGWDVLGAPVAMPFGIAPTGFTRMMQTEGEIAGAGAAAAAGIPFSLSTMGTTAIEDVKAVNPNGRNWFQLYMWKDRERSMALVDRAAKAGFDTLLVTVDVPVAGARLRDKRNGFSIPPQLTLGTVINALPRPEWWINFLTTEPLAFASLDRWSGTVGELLDSMFDPTVTFDDLAWIKAQWPGKIVVKGVQNVSDARRLADLGVDGIVLSNHGGRQLDRAPIPFHLLPEVVREVGSEYEVHLDTGIMSGADIVAAVALGARFTLVGRAYLYGLMAGGREGVDRMIAILSGEIIRTMRLLGVNSLEELTPSHVTQLERLIPRAGAMSEHPVDARRDASADEAVLRR
- a CDS encoding peptide MFS transporter, yielding MSNVDTTAQAPAEHPEPGGKTFFGQPRQLANIFGVEMWERFSFYGMQGILLLYLFYPAAEGGLGLPKDTAAGIVGAYGGAVYLSTILGAWIADRLLGSERVLFFSAVLIMLGHIALALLPGGLGVAVGLVAIAIGSGGLKANATSIVGTLYSENDPRRDAGFSIFYLGINLGAFIGPLLTGLAQTTLGFHYGFGLAAIGMAIGLTQYSFGRKRLPASSRIVPNPLPADRRPRMIVVGALAVIIIAVAVATGLLNVSNLVTVVIVLTVIAAIAYFAIILSSKRISSVERSRVLAFIPLFIASVAFWSLYQQQFTVVTLYSDSQLNRDLFGWQMPVSWVQSINPIFVIILSGVFAAIWTRLGTRQPATPLKFAAGTIVMGLAFFLFLPFANGADNSTPLIALVGILFVFTVAELFISPVGLSISTKLAPEIYRTQMVALFFLSVALGTAISGKLAEFYDPTNQVPYFGVLGAIAVVIGLLLVLATPLVRRLMAGVR